The Bacteroidia bacterium genome segment CTCCCGTTGTGCGGTCGTTGCAGCACAAAAATTCGGCCTATTCCCAGAAACAAAACAAGATATTCTGTTTTTGGCTTATGACGGGCATCATACTGCCCAAATGAACAACCAAAACCAAGTATCTATTAGCCTAAATCCTCCTAAATTTTTAAAACAAATCAACGAAACTGACTTTGAAACAGATACAGGCTCTCCGCATTATATTCGCTTTGTTTCACAACCCCTTGATGAACAAACAGTTCTAAAACTTGGAAAAGAAATCAGATACAATGAAACCTACCGTCAACAAGGTATTAACGTTAATTTTGTACAAATATTGAATGATAATGAGCTATTTGTCTGGACGTATGAGCGTGGTGTTGAGGCAGTTACATTAAGTTGCGGGACGGGGGCAATGGCTGCTGCGGCTGCTTTTCGTACCCTAAAACCAGCAAATAATACCACAATTCATACATTAGGCGGAGCTTTAATAGCTATAACTAACTTCCAAAGGGCACAATTTACATTACAAGGCCCTGTAGTATTGGTTTACGAAGGAAAAATTTCGCTAAATTCAACTACTTGTTAGTAAGCCAAATACGCACTTCTTCTGTATTCCAACAATTAACACACTGTTCGGCAGCCAGCATTCCTTTTCGGGCAACCTGAACTCCCCAATGAATGTCTTGTATCCCTTTGAGGCTGTGTGCATCCGGTGATAAAACGCACAAAACATTTTTTTCAGCCATATAGGGAATCCAAGTCCAGTCAATATCTAAGCGATATGGATTGCAATTTAACTCGATAGCAACATGATTAGCCGCACACGCGTCTATAATATATTGATGATGAATTGGGTAGCCGGATCTTATGAGCAGCAGCCTGCCTGTTGGATGGCCTAAAATTCGGGTATATGGATTTTCGATAGCTTTTATAAGCCGGCGCGTAGCCTCTTCAGCATTCATATTAAACGAACTATGAATAGAAGCAATCACAAAATCAAAGGTCTTTAAAATCTCTTCAGGGTAATCTAACTCTCCAGAAGGCAAAATATCGGATTCGATACCGGAAAAAACGGTAAAATCAGTTAATTTCTGGTTTATGGATCTAATCTCTTCTTGTTGAGCCGTTACTCTGCCAATAGATAGCCCGTTGGCATAAAAAGCAGATTGACTATGGTCAGAAATCCCTAAGTAATGATAACCATTTTTTTGGCAGGCATCTACCATTTCCGACAAAGAATTTGCACCATCTGACCAAGTTGTATGCGCATGGAAAATGCCGACAACATCCTTTTTATCAATCAAATGCGCTACTTTTTGTTCGGTATTTTCTAATTCTCCAATGCCTTCCCTACATTCCGGCGGAACAAAAGTAAAGCCGTTAGCTTGATAAATTTCCTCTTCTGATTGAAAGTTTAGTTCAGTTTCTTTCAGAACAGCCTCGATATGAATCTGGCTGCCGGTCAGCAAAAAATAAGATTTGTAAAACGTTTCAGAACTTGATTTGTAAATACGAATATGATGCTGTTTGTCCAAAGAAAAAAAGTCAGCAAAATCATCATTTTGTACGTTTAAAATCCAGTTATCTAATTGAAAATCAATTGTTTGGTTAAGTTTTGTTAATCCTTCTATCTGTTGAATAGTTGGGCAGAAGCGCCTTAATTCTCCTACGGGAAACACCGGATAGGGAAATTTTTGGGCAAAAGAATCCCAAAGTGCATAAGCCGTATGGAGGTGATAAAACCCTTGATTAGCTAAGTAAAATTCTAATGCACGTTGTATGTTTTTTTGGGATTTTTCTCCAAAACCCTTGATATTCAGTAATTTATTTTCGTAGCAGGCCTGTAAAAGTTCTTTTGGGGAGGTGATTTGAGCTTGTATCCAGAGTTGCTGGATTTTTTTGGGTCCGATTCCGGGTACGTTTAGGAGTTCAGGGAGTTCGGGAGGCAATATTTTCAAAACCTCTTGCATCGGCTGAAATGTATTCTCTTTGAATAATTCAACGATTTCTTTCCAGATACCTGCACCCACGCCGGGAATATTTGGTTTTATGCCTTTGGTTACATAGGATTCGAGCGATTCTGGAAAACTTGCAATATTTTGTGCCGCGATAGCAAAAGATTTAGCCCTAAAAGGATTTTCGCCCACTATTTCCAATAAAGCTGTTGTTTTCTGTAAAATCTTAACAACTAATTCATTATCAATCATTTAATAAAATAACTTTTTGTGTGTATGGGAATGCTCCATCTTTTAAGAATTGAACAAAGTAAATTCCGGAAGCAATTGATTTATATTCCCATGAGTAGAAGCCTTCTGAAAGCATTATTTGATATTCAACGCTATTTTTTAAATGTTTTTCCCAAACAACCTGCCCCATCGAATTACAGATGTGAATGGTTAGTGATTTTTGGAAATCACCCGGGTACAATTCTAACGTTCCTTGATTGGGTTTAACAATCACACGTGGCTGTTCTTCAAAAGTACTTATCGTGCAATGCTGTGCAATTTGGTTCGTAACAGTATGAAAAACAATGGGATTACTCAATAAGATGCATCGATTACTGATGTCATAAACTTCTATTCTAATGAAACAAGGGTTTTGTAAATCAAGGCAGATTTTGGAGTATGGGTTAATTTGGTCTTTGAATAAGAGATAGTTTACATTGGTTCCGGGAGAATTTATAAGTCCTTGATAAACATATACTTTTGAGCCTACCGGAAGTGGGTCAAAGGATAGACTTAAGGTGTCATAAATTTGGTTACTGGTTGTTCTATCTCCCATTTGGGCACTTCCAACCCAAAAGTTGAAACGTCCGTTATAGCGAAAAGGGCTTCCAAAGTAAATACGTCCGTTTTTTAACCCGTCAATTAAACTTTCTGGGGAGTCGTCATCAGCCCAAACCCACGTACTCATGGAGTTGGGTGCCATCATGTCATACCAAGCTCCTCCGTGAGAATCAAAACTGCCGTTTCCATAGAGATATAATTTGTTTGCTGTAAGAATATCCCACAAACGAGTGTGCCTACTTAAATCCGTTCCCCCTCGAGAATAGGACCCAATTTCTATAATATTACAGCCAAATACCTGATTTTGAAGTAGTTTTAATGCAACGTTATTGCAATTACTATCTTGAACAATATCCGGATCTAATAAATAGGAACTTGTTCCAAAGGGGTGGTTAAAGGAAACTACGCCGCCTGCATTTTGGATATTTCGGGCAAAAGAATCTGGATAAATCCGCATCATAGAATCTCCATACAAAACGCTATCCCGAATGTTTATGCTTGGAACAAAGCCATTTAGGTGGTATTCTCTGCTGTTAGGCCCGGTGGCAAATTCTATTCCTACGATTTCTTTGTGTCCATATCTTGCGCCGTATCGGTTTCCGAAAAACCCCATTTGATTTATTTGATTTTGGGGCTGCGGAGCATTGCTATACAATTCAAAATAGTACAACGTCATTTTTGCCGTTTGCCCATTTTTAGCAAGCAACTGAATGTGAATATCTGTAATTGTATTATCGTCTCCGTCTAATAATAAAGAAGCATCGGTTAGTAAATTTAACAGAATAGTATCCCGAGTTGTTTTGCAAGGAACATAAATATAAGCTAAGCTATCTCCTTGATTAATAGGATTTAATGAAACAGAATCAGGAACTAATGTGTAAATAATTTTATGCAATACTGGTTTTTGCTGAAAATGCCAAGAAAGTTCAACGATAATTTGGTGTTTGGTATTAGCGTTAAAATTAAAAGGTTCAACAACCAATTTAAGCATTGCTTGGCTTGAAATGGGTCTTGGCATACGGAATTGCATTAGTTTGCCAAAAGTTCCTCTTGGGACATAGCCAAAGCTATCCCATTTTGCAGTTGTGCCTGTTAGTTGCCACGTTAGGATTTTATTTTGCACAGAAGCAGCAAATTGCCCGCCGCTCATAACTGCTTCCAAGCGGATAGGGCGATCAATAGCTCCATTCATATTGACTACATTTCCCAGTGAATCAACGTTAGTCGTAGATGAAAAGTTATAGTTTAAAATACGGTTGAGGTTAAGCACTTCATCATGGTCAGTCCACCATAAAACATTTTGGTTGAATTGGTTAGCATAATGTGCGTGCCATTGCATAGAGGCTGGTTTATCGGCACCGTTGTGGTGAGAATGTGCGTGCAAGTGCATCTGAACGCTATAAGCCTGTTTCCCCTGCGGGAATAATTGGCCGTAGCTATGAAAAAACGTAAAAAAATAACCCGCTAAACATAGCCAAACTGAACAACAAATCCTAAGAAGTAATCGTAAATTCATATAAAAAATGCAGAGATAGCAGAAAAAGATCTCTTGCACAGTAGCTTAATAGTTTAATAAAACTAAATACAAAGAAATAATGTATTCCAGATTAAGCTATTATTTAATGGATACGCTGCGAAATGTGCTGCTTTATTAGGGTTGCACGAGAGGTGCATACATATCTGGTCGGCGGTCTCTGAAAAACTGCCATACAGAGCGCACTTCATCAATCATATCGAGGTCAAATTCTGCGACTAAAAGTTCGTCATTATTTTCGGATGCGCAGGCGAATATTTGGCCGCGTGGATCTACAAAGTAGGAGTTTCCGTAGAATTTACCTACGTTCCAAGGCTGTTCGATGCCTACCCTGTTGATGCAGCCCATAAAATAGCCGTTGGCGGCTGCATGGGCAGGCTGCTCTAACTTCCATAGATATTGGGAAAGTCCGGCAACGGTTGCCGAAGGATTATAGACGATTTCGGCTCCATTTAACCCTAATGCACGAGCACCTTCGGGGAAATGCCGGTCATAGCAAATATAAACCCCAACTTTGGCATATTTTGTCTCAAAAACAGGGTAGCCTAAATTTCCCGGACGGAAAAAGAACTTTTCCCAAAAGCCTGATGTGTGCGGTATATGTGTTTTGCGGTATTTTCCCAGATAGGTTCCGTCAGCATCCAATACTGCGGCTGTGTTGTATAAAAAGCCGGCCTGCTCTTTTTCATAGATAGGTACAATCAGTACCATATTATATTTTTTAGCATATTCGGCAAGCCGTTCTGTGGTAGGCCCGGGAACAGGCTCAGCAGAGGCATACCAACTTGCATTTTGGCCGGGGCAAAAGTAAGGCGTATTAAAAATCTCCTGTAAACACAGTATCTGAACTCCTTGTTTGCCCGCAGATTCAATGTATGGAATATGCTTCTGAAACATCGCTTCGATAATTTCAGGGATGCTTCCTTGCCCCTCCGTCATGGGAAGGCTCATTTGGATTAACCCAGATTTAATACGCCTTGGCATAATTTTAAATATTAATTTTATTATTCATGAATGATAATTTGCTGTATATCATCACCTTGCTTGATTAAGTCGAGGGTGTCTAATCCTTGAACTACTTTTCCGAAGCAGGTGTGATTTCCGTCTAAATGGGCTGTTTGCGCTCTGGAGAGTACAACAAAGAACTGGGATCCTCCTGTATTTCTGCCGGCATGAGCCATAGACAAAACGCCTCTGTCATGGTATTGATTACCGCCGGTAAGTTCGCATGGGATACTATATCCAGGGCCTCCTGTTCCGGGATGTCCCGTTGCACCTGCTCGGCTGTTTGGGCAGCCACCTTGGATTACAAATTGCGGGATTACCCGATGCCATTTTAAACCATCATAAAACTTAGCCTTCGCCAACTTAACAAAGTTTGCAACGGTCTTAGGAGCATCTTGCTCATAAAACTCTACCAGTAACGTACCTCGGTTTGTGATTATTTCAGCCGTCATATTTTTTATGCTACAAATAAACACAAATTTAAGTTTCATGCTCCAGCTAACTTAAAAATTAGATTATCATTCAGGAAGTAGCACATAAAAAGAGTAGCAGAGAGCAAAAAACTTCATAAACCAAGTCTTTACCTTCATGGGTTTCAATAAATTTAATTCTATCTTTGAACCGTAGCAGGACGCTTAGATGGAGGATACTAAATATGCCATTATTGATGTTGAAACGACTGGCAGCGTTAGCCAAGCCGGGAAAATTATTGAAATAGCAAT includes the following:
- the dapF gene encoding diaminopimelate epimerase, which produces MIPFIKFHGTGNDFVVFSKPDLPANGFTPEQIRLLTHRRFGIGADGVIVIQAALNADFEMLYYNADGNLGSLCGNGSRCAVVAAQKFGLFPETKQDILFLAYDGHHTAQMNNQNQVSISLNPPKFLKQINETDFETDTGSPHYIRFVSQPLDEQTVLKLGKEIRYNETYRQQGINVNFVQILNDNELFVWTYERGVEAVTLSCGTGAMAAAAAFRTLKPANNTTIHTLGGALIAITNFQRAQFTLQGPVVLVYEGKISLNSTTC
- a CDS encoding PHP domain-containing protein yields the protein MIDNELVVKILQKTTALLEIVGENPFRAKSFAIAAQNIASFPESLESYVTKGIKPNIPGVGAGIWKEIVELFKENTFQPMQEVLKILPPELPELLNVPGIGPKKIQQLWIQAQITSPKELLQACYENKLLNIKGFGEKSQKNIQRALEFYLANQGFYHLHTAYALWDSFAQKFPYPVFPVGELRRFCPTIQQIEGLTKLNQTIDFQLDNWILNVQNDDFADFFSLDKQHHIRIYKSSSETFYKSYFLLTGSQIHIEAVLKETELNFQSEEEIYQANGFTFVPPECREGIGELENTEQKVAHLIDKKDVVGIFHAHTTWSDGANSLSEMVDACQKNGYHYLGISDHSQSAFYANGLSIGRVTAQQEEIRSINQKLTDFTVFSGIESDILPSGELDYPEEILKTFDFVIASIHSSFNMNAEEATRRLIKAIENPYTRILGHPTGRLLLIRSGYPIHHQYIIDACAANHVAIELNCNPYRLDIDWTWIPYMAEKNVLCVLSPDAHSLKGIQDIHWGVQVARKGMLAAEQCVNCWNTEEVRIWLTNK
- a CDS encoding acyltransferase, giving the protein MPRRIKSGLIQMSLPMTEGQGSIPEIIEAMFQKHIPYIESAGKQGVQILCLQEIFNTPYFCPGQNASWYASAEPVPGPTTERLAEYAKKYNMVLIVPIYEKEQAGFLYNTAAVLDADGTYLGKYRKTHIPHTSGFWEKFFFRPGNLGYPVFETKYAKVGVYICYDRHFPEGARALGLNGAEIVYNPSATVAGLSQYLWKLEQPAHAAANGYFMGCINRVGIEQPWNVGKFYGNSYFVDPRGQIFACASENNDELLVAEFDLDMIDEVRSVWQFFRDRRPDMYAPLVQP
- a CDS encoding peptidylprolyl isomerase; this translates as MTAEIITNRGTLLVEFYEQDAPKTVANFVKLAKAKFYDGLKWHRVIPQFVIQGGCPNSRAGATGHPGTGGPGYSIPCELTGGNQYHDRGVLSMAHAGRNTGGSQFFVVLSRAQTAHLDGNHTCFGKVVQGLDTLDLIKQGDDIQQIIIHE